The following are encoded in a window of Scophthalmus maximus strain ysfricsl-2021 chromosome 2, ASM2237912v1, whole genome shotgun sequence genomic DNA:
- the LOC118300252 gene encoding odorant receptor 131-2-like — MLRAGQSQGNVTVGLVFLERVLFSTLTTAPYCIFFFINVTMLFTLRSKAVFRDSSRYVLLFNLVMADTLQMTLSQLLYLLSICRVLLTYPVCGLLVMFSNLTFEISPLTLVVMSLERYVAVCYPLRHAAIVTIRNTAVAIALVWFSSLLNVLTRVLLLLDFPFEKLDTLQMSNFCNVFVMFLGSMSDDYDKAYTCFLFVSATVTIASTYVGVMVAARLASADKASAHKARNTLLLHLVQLGLSLLSTMHNAMVVAVSKIVTLNLLLRLLNVFYVFIILLPRCLSCLIYGLRDKSIRPVLLFHLCCRLKVSTKTQVSP; from the coding sequence ATGTTGCGGGCTGGTCAGTCTCAGGGCAACGTGACGGTTGGACTGGTGTTTCTGGAGAGAGTGTTGTTTTCCACTCTGACTACGGCACCGTactgcatcttcttcttcattaacGTCACCATGTTGTTCACTCTTAGGAGCAAAGCCGTGTTCCGTGACTCCTCCCGTTACGTCCTGTTGTTCAACCTGGTGATGGCAGACACGCTGCAGATGACACTGAGCCAATTACTGTACCTGCTGTCTATCTGCCGAGTGCTGCTGACGTACCCTGTCTGTGGTCTGCTGGTCATGTTCTCCAACCTAACATTTGAAATCTCTCCCCTCAcgctggtggtgatgtcactggaGAGATACGTGGCCGTGTGCTACCCACTGAGACACGCCGCCATCGTCACCATCAGGAACACCGCTGTGGCCATCGCCCTGGTTTGGTTCTCCAGTTTACTAAACGTCCTCACTCGGGTTCTGCTGCTGTTAGACTTTCCCTTCGAGAAGCTGGACACGCTGCAGATGAGCAACTTTTGCAACGTATTTGTCATGTTCCTCGGGTCGATGTCCGATGATTATGACAAAGCCTacacctgttttctgtttgtctctgcgaCCGTGACGATCGCCTCCACCTACGTGGGCGTGATGGTCGCCGCCAGGTTGGCGTCTGCGGACAAAGCTTCGGCTCATAAGGCTCgtaacacgctgctgctgcacctggtGCAGCTGGGCCTCAGTCTGCTGTCCACCATGCACAACGCCATGGTTGTCGCCGTGTCAAAAATTGTCACGCTGAACCTGCTCCTGCGcctcctgaatgttttttatgtgttcatCATCTTGCTGCCGCGGTGTCTGAGCTGCCTCATCTACGGGCTCAGAGACAAGAGCATCAGGCCCGTGCTCCTGTTCCACCTGTGCTGTCGTCTGAAGGTGTCGACCAAGACTCAGGTCTCGCCCTGA
- the LOC118300254 gene encoding odorant receptor 131-2-like: MLRAGQSQGNVTVGLVFLERVLFSTLTTAPYCIFFFINVTLLFTLRSKALFRDSSRYVLLFNLVMADTLQMTLSQLLYLLSVCRVLLTYPVCGLLVMCASLTNEISALTLVVMSLERYVAVCYPLRHAAIVTIRNTAVAVAVVWFSSLLNVLTRVLLLLDFPFEKLDTLQMSNFCGFFVMFLGSMSDDYDKAYTCFLFVSATVTIASTYVGVMVAARSASADKASAHKARNTLLLHLVQLGLSLLSTMHNAMLVAVSKIVTMYLLLRLLNVFYVFIMLLPRCLSCLIYGLRDKSIRPVLLFHLCCRLKVSTKTQVLH, from the coding sequence ATGTTGCGGGCTGGTCAGTCTCAGGGCAACGTGACGGTTGGACTGGTGTTTCTGGAGAGAGTGTTGTTTTCCACTCTGACTACGGCACCGTactgcatcttcttcttcattaacGTCACCTTGTTGTTCACCCTGAGGAGCAAAGCCTTGTTCCGTGACTCCTCACGTTACGTCCTGTTGTTCAACCTGGTGATGGCAGATACGCTGCAGATGACACTGAGCCAATTACTGtacctgctgtctgtctgccgaGTGCTGCTGACGTACCCCGTCTGTGGTCTGCTGGTCATGTGCGCCAGCCTCACCAATGAAATCTCTGCCCTCAcgctggtggtgatgtcactggaGAGATACGTGGCCGTGTGCTACCCACTGAGACACGCCGCCATCGTCACCATCAGGAACACCGCCGTGGCCGTGGCCGTTGTCTGGTTCTCCAGTTTACTAAACGTCCTCACTCGGGTTCTGCTGCTGTTAGACTTTCCCTTCGAGAAGCTGGACACGCTGCAGATGAGCAACTTTTGCGGCTTTTTTGTCATGTTCCTCGGGTCGATGTCCGATGATTACGACAAAGCCTacacctgttttctgtttgtctctgcgaCCGTGACGATCGCCTCCACCTACGTGGGCGTGATGGTCGCCGCCAGGTCGGCGTCTGCGGACAAAGCTTCGGCTCATAAGGCTCgtaacacgctgctgctgcacctggtGCAGCTGGGCCTCAGTCTGCTGTCCACCATGCACAATGCCATGCTTGTCGCCGTGTCAAAAATTGTCACGATGTACCTGCTCCTGCGcctcctgaatgttttttatgtgttcatcatgttgctGCCGCGGTGTCTGAGCTGCCTCATCTACGGGCTCAGAGACAAGAGCATCAGGCCCGTGCTCCTGTTCCACCTGTGCTGTCGTCTGAAGGTGTCGACCAAGACTCAGGTCTTGCACTGA
- the LOC118300256 gene encoding odorant receptor 131-2-like has translation MLRARQSQGNVTVGLVFLERVLFSTLTTAPYCIFFFINVTLLFTLRSKALFRDSSRYVLLFNLVMADTLQMTLSQLLYLLSVWRVLLTYPVCGLLVMFSTLFNEISPLTLVVMSLERYVAVCYPLRHAAIVTIRNTAVAVAVVWFSSLLNVLTRVLLLLDFPFEKLDTLQMSNFCSLFVMFLGSMSDDYDKAYTCFQFVSATVTIASTYVGVRVAARSASADKASAHKARNTLLLHLVQLGLSLLSTMKNAMLVAVSKIVTMNLLLRLLNVFYVFIILLPWCLSCLIYGLRDKSIRPVLLFHLCCCLKVSTKTQVSH, from the coding sequence ATGTTGCGGGCTCGTCAGTCTCAGGGCAATGTGACGGTTGGACTGGTGTTTCTGGAGAGAGTGTTGTTTTCCACACTGACTACGGCACCGTactgcatcttcttcttcattaacGTCACCTTGTTGTTCACCCTGAGGAGCAAAGCCTTGTTCCGTGACTCCTCCCGTTACGTCCTGTTGTTCAACCTGGTGATGGCAGACACGCTGCAGATGACACTGAGCCAATTACTGtacctgctgtctgtctggcGAGTGCTGCTGACGTACCCCGTCTGTGGTCTGCTGGTCATGTTCTCAACCCTTTTCAATGAAATCTCTCCCCTCAcgctggtggtgatgtcactggaGAGATACGTGGCCGTGTGCTACCCACTGAGACACGCCGCCATCGTCACCATCAGGAACACCGCCGTGGCCGTGGCTGTTGTCTGGTTCTCCAGTTTACTAAACGTCCTCACTCGGGTTCTGCTGCTGTTAGACTTTCCCTTCGAGAAGCTGGACACGCTGCAGATGAGCAACTTTTGCAGCTTATTTGTCATGTTCCTCGGGTCGATGTCCGATGATTACGACAAAGCCTACacctgttttcagtttgtctctgcGACCGTGACGATCGCCTCCACTTACGTGGGCGTGAGGGTCGCCGCCAGGTCGGCGTCTGCGGACAAAGCTTCGGCTCATAAGGCTCgtaacacgctgctgctgcacctggtGCAGCTGGGCCTCAGTCTGCTGTCCACCATGAAAAATGCCATGCTTGTCGCCGTGTCAAAAATTGTCACGATGAACCTGCTCCTGCGcctcctgaatgttttttatgtgtttatcATCTTGCTGCCGTGGTGTCTGAGCTGCCTCATCTACGGGCTCAGAGACAAGAGCATCAGGCCCGTGCTCCTGTTCCACCTGTGCTGTTGTCTGAAGGTGTCGACCAAGACTCAGGTCTCGCACTGA
- the LOC118300253 gene encoding odorant receptor 131-2-like, producing MLRARQSQGNVTVGLVFLERVLFSTLATAPYCIFFFINVTLLFTLRSKALFRDSSRYVLLFNLVMADTLQMTLSQLLYLLAVCRVLLTYPVCGLLVMCASLTNEISALTLVAMSLERYVAVCYPLRHAAIVTIRNTAVAVAVVWLSSLLNVLTRVLLLLDFPFEKLDTLQMSNFCSLFVMFLGSMSDDYDKAYTCFLFVSATVTIASTYVGVMVAARSASADKASARKARNTLLLHLVQLGLSLLSTMHNAMLVAVSKIVTMYMLLRLLNVFYVFIMLLPRCLSCLIYGLRDKSIRPVLLFHLCCRLKVSTKTQVSP from the coding sequence ATGTTGCGGGCTCGTCAGTCTCAGGGCAACGTGACGGTTGGACTGGTGTTTCTGGAGAGAGTGTTGTTTTCCACTCTGGCTACGGCACCGTactgcatcttcttcttcattaacGTCACCTTGTTGTTCACCCTGAGGAGCAAAGCCTTGTTCCGTGACTCCTCACGTTACGTCCTGTTGTTCAACCTGGTGATGGCAGACACGCTGCAGATGACACTGAGCCAATTACTGTACCTGCTCGCTGTCTGCCGAGTGCTGCTGACGTACCCCGTCTGTGGTCTGCTGGTCATGTGCGCCAGCCTCACCAATGAAATCTCTGCCCTCACGCTGGTGGCTATGTCACTGGAGAGATACGTGGCCGTGTGCTACCCACTGAGACACGCCGCCATCGTCACCATCAGGAACACCGCCGTGGCCGTGGCCGTTGTCTGGCTCTCCAGTTTACTAAACGTCCTCACTCGGGTTCTGCTGCTGTTAGACTTTCCCTTCGAGAAGCTGGACACGCTGCAGATGAGCAACTTTTGCAGCTTATTTGTCATGTTCCTCGGGTCGATGTCCGATGATTACGACAAAGCCTacacctgttttctgtttgtctctgcgaCCGTGACGATCGCCTCCACCTACGTGGGCGTGATGGTCGCCGCCAGGTCGGCGTCTGCGGACAAAGCTTCGGCTCGTAAGGCTCgtaacacgctgctgctgcacctggtGCAGCTGGGCCTCAGTCTGCTGTCCACCATGCACAACGCCATGCTTGTCGCCGTGTCAAAAATTGTCACGATGTACATGCTCCTGCGcctcctgaatgttttttatgtgttcatcatgttgctGCCGCGGTGTCTGAGCTGCCTCATCTACGGGCTCAGAGACAAGAGCATCAGGCCCGTGCTCCTGTTCCACCTGTGCTGTCGTCTGAAGGTGTCGACCAAGACTCAGGTCTCGCCCTGA
- the LOC118301565 gene encoding odorant receptor 131-2-like, whose product MLQAGQSQGNVTVGLVFLERVLFSTLTTAPYCIFFFINVTLLFTLRSKALFRDSSRYVLLFNLVMADTLQMTLSQLLYLLAVCRVVLTYPVCGLLVMVANLTNEISPLTLVVMSLERYVAVCYPLRHAAIVTIRNTAVAVAVVWFSSLLNVLTRVLLLLDFPFEKLDTLQMSNFCGLFVMFLGSMSDDYDKAYTCFLFVSATVTIASTYVGVMFAARSASADKASAHKARNTLLLHLVQLGLSLLSTMHNAMLVAVSKIVTMNLLLLFLNVFYVFIMLLPRCLSCLIYGLRDKSIRPVLLFHLCCRLKVSTKTQVSP is encoded by the coding sequence ATGTTGCAGGCTGGTCAGTCTCAGGGCAACGTGACGGTTGGACTGGTGTTTCTGGAGAGAGTGTTGTTTTCCACTCTGACTACGGCACCGTactgcatcttcttcttcattaacGTCACCTTGTTGTTCACCCTGAGGAGCAAAGCCTTGTTCCGTGACTCCTCCCGTTACGTCCTGTTGTTCAACCTGGTGATGGCAGACACGCTGCAGATGACACTGAGCCAATTACTGTACCTGCTCGCTGTCTGCCGAGTGGTGCTGACGTACCCCGTCTGTGGTCTGCTGGTCATGGTCGCCAACCTCACCAATGAAATCTCTCCCCTCAcgctggtggtgatgtcactggaGAGATACGTGGCCGTGTGCTACCCACTGAGACACGCCGCCATCGTCACCATCAGGAACACCGCCGTGGCCGTGGCCGTTGTCTGGTTCTCCAGTTTACTAAACGTCCTCACTCGGGTTCTGCTGCTGTTAGACTTTCCCTTCGAGAAGCTGGACACGCTGCAGATGAGCAACTTTTGCGGCTTATTTGTTATGTTCCTCGGGTCGATGTCCGATGATTATGACAAAGCCTacacctgttttctgtttgtctctgcgaCCGTGACGATCGCCTCCACCTACGTGGGCGTGATGTTCGCCGCCAGGTCGGCGTCTGCGGACAAAGCTTCGGCTCATAAGGCTCgtaacacgctgctgctgcacctggtGCAGCTGGGCCTCAGTCTGCTGTCCACCATGCACAACGCCATGCTTGTCGCCGTGTCAAAAATTGTCACGATGAACCTGCTCCTGCTAttcctgaatgttttttatgtgttcatcatgttgctGCCGCGGTGTCTGAGCTGCCTCATCTACGGGCTCAGAGACAAGAGCATCAGGCCCGTGCTCCTGTTCCACCTGTGCTGTCGTCTGAAGGTGTCGACCAAGACTCAGGTCTCGCCCTGA
- the LOC118300251 gene encoding odorant receptor 131-2-like: MLNASQSVLNSTAAEQYQGLLERLLFSTLTTAPCCVFLFINVTMLFTLRSKAVFRDTCRYVLLFNLLLADTLQMTLSQLLYIIAACRTRLTYPMCGVLNMLAILTNEISPLTLVVMSLERYVAVCYPLRHAAIVTIRNTSVAIALVWFSSLLNVLTRVLLLLDFPFAELDTLLMKDYCYNVAMTLGSMSDQYDKAYTCFLFVSVTVTITSSYVGVMVAARSASADKASARKARNTLLLHLVQLGLSLSSTVYIPILTVSRTLPRIVFVRIQNVLYVCIFIVPRCLSSLIYGIRDQTIRPALMYHLCCRLKLLSDSHRSW; this comes from the coding sequence ATGTTGAATGCTTCTCAATCGGTGCTCAACAGTACTGCTGCAGAGCAGTACCAGGGCTTACTGGAGAGACTGCTGTTCTCCACCCTGACCACTGCACCGTGCTGCGTGTTTCTGTTCATTAACGTCACCATGTTGTTCACCCTGAGGAGCAAAGCCGTGTTTCGTGACACCTGCCGCTACGTCCTGTTGTTCAACCTCCTGCTAGCGGACACGCTGCAGATGACACTGAGCCAGTTGCTGTACATCATCGCTGCTTGTAGAACCAGGCTGACGTATCCCATGTGTGGTGTTCTCAACATGCTCGCTATTCTCACCAATGAAATCTCTCCCCTCAcgctggtggtgatgtcactggaGAGATACGTGGCCGTGTGCTACCCACTGAGACACGCCGCCATCGTCACCATCAGGAACACCTCCGTGGCCATCGCCCTGGTTTGGTTCTCCAGTTTACTAAACGTCCTCACTCGAGTTCTGCTGCTGTTAGACTTTCCGTTCGCAGAGCTGGACACGCTGCTGATGAAAGACTACTGCTATAACGTAGCGATGACGCTTGGGTCGATGTCTGATCAATACGACAAAGCCTacacttgttttctgtttgtctcagtCACTGTGACGATCACTTCCTCCTACGTGGGCGTGATGGTCGCAGCCAGGTCGGCGTCTGCGGACAAAGCTTCGGCTCGTAAGGCTCgtaacacgctgctgctgcacctggtGCAGCTGGGCCTCAGTCTCTCATCAACCGTTTACATCCCCATCCTCACTGTTTCCAGAACTCTACCAAGAATAGTATTTGTGCGCATCCAGAATGTTCTTTATGTTTGTATCTTCATCGTCCCCAGATGTCTGAGTTCTCTCATTTATGGCATCAGAGATCAGACCATCAGACCCGCTCTCATGTACCATCTCTGCTGCCGACTGAAGTTACTCAGTGACTCTCACAGGTCATGGTGA
- the LOC118301561 gene encoding odorant receptor 131-2-like: MLNASQSVLNSTAAEQYQGLLERLLFSTLTTAPCCVFLFINVTMLFTLRSKAVFRDTCRYVLLFNLLLADTLQMTLSQLLYIIAACRTRLTYPMCGVLNMLAILTNEISPLTLVVMSLERYVAVCYPLRHAAIVTIRNTSVAIALVWFSSLLNVLTRVLLLLDFPFAELDTLLMKDYCYNVAMMLGSMSDQYDKAYTCFLFVSVTVTITSSYVGVMVAARSASADKASARKARNTLLLHLVQLGLSLSSTVYIPILTVSRTLPKIVFVRIQIVFFFCIFIVPRCLSSLIYGIRDHTIRPALMYHLCCRLKLAVVRAKPDLSPLT; this comes from the coding sequence ATGTTGAATGCTTCTCAATCGGTGCTCAACAGTACTGCTGCAGAGCAGTACCAGGGCTTACTGGAGAGACTGCTGTTCTCCACCCTGACCACTGCACCGTGCTGCGTGTTTCTGTTCATTAACGTCACCATGTTGTTCACCCTGAGGAGCAAAGCCGTGTTTCGTGACACCTGCCGCTACGTCCTGTTGTTCAACCTCCTGCTAGCGGACACACTGCAGATGACACTGAGCCAGTTGCTGTACATCATCGCTGCTTGTAGAACCAGGCTGACGTATCCCATGTGTGGTGTTCTCAACATGCTCGCTATTCTCACCAATGAAATCTCTCCCCTCAcgctggtggtgatgtcactggaGAGATACGTGGCCGTGTGCTACCCACTGAGACACGCCGCCATCGTCACCATCAGGAACACCTCCGTGGCCATCGCCCTGGTTTGGTTCTCTAGTTTACTAAACGTCCTCACTCGAGTTCTGCTGCTGTTAGACTTTCCGTTCGCAGAGCTGGACACGCTGCTGATGAAAGACTACTGCTATAACGTAGCGATGATGCTCGGGTCGATGTCTGATCAATACGACAAAGCCTacacttgttttctgtttgtctcagtCACTGTGACGATCACTTCCTCCTACGTGGGCGTGATGGTCGCAGCCAGGTCTGCGTCTGCGGACAAAGCTTCGGCTCGTAAGGCTCgtaacacgctgctgctgcacctggtGCAGCTGGGCCTCAGTCTCTCATCAACCGTTTACATCCCCATCCTCACTGTTTCCAGAACTCTACCAAAAATAGTATTTGTGCGCAtccagatagttttttttttttgtatcttcaTCGTCCCCAGATGTCTGAGTTCTCTCATTTATGGCATCAGAGATCATACCATCAGACCCGCTCTCATGTACCATCTCTGCTGCCGACTGAAGCTCGCAGTCGTCCGAGCCAAACCCGACCTCTCACCCCTGACTTGA
- the LOC124849463 gene encoding odorant receptor 131-2-like: protein MLNASQSVLNSTAAEQYQGLLERLLFSTLTTAPCCVFLFINVTMLFTLRSKAVFRDTCRYVLLFNLLLADTLQMTLSQLLYIIAACRTRLTYPMCGVLNMLAILTNEISPLTLVVMSLERYVAVCYPLRHAAIVTIRNTSVAIALVWFSSLLNVLTRVLLLLDFPFAELDTLLMKDYCYNVAMMLGSMSDQYDKAYTCFLFVSVTVTITSSYVGVMVAARSASADKASARKARNTLLLHLVQLGLSLSSTVYIPILTVSRTLPRIVFVRIQIVFFFCIFIVPRCLSSLIYGIRDQTIRPALMYHLCCRLKLLSDSHRSW, encoded by the coding sequence ATGTTGAATGCTTCTCAATCGGTGCTCAACAGTACTGCTGCAGAGCAGTACCAGGGCTTACTGGAGAGACTGCTGTTCTCCACCCTGACCACTGCACCGTGCTGCGTGTTTCTGTTCATTAACGTCACCATGTTGTTCACCCTGAGGAGCAAAGCCGTGTTTCGTGACACCTGCCGCTACGTCCTGTTGTTCAACCTCCTGCTAGCGGACACGCTGCAGATGACACTGAGCCAGTTGCTGTACATCATCGCTGCTTGTAGAACCAGGCTGACGTATCCCATGTGTGGTGTTCTCAACATGCTCGCTATTCTCACCAATGAAATCTCTCCCCTCAcgctggtggtgatgtcactggaGAGATACGTGGCCGTGTGCTACCCACTGAGACACGCCGCCATCGTCACCATCAGGAACACCTCCGTGGCCATCGCCCTGGTTTGGTTCTCCAGTTTACTAAACGTCCTCACTCGAGTTCTGCTGCTGTTAGACTTTCCGTTCGCAGAGCTGGACACGCTGCTGATGAAAGACTACTGCTATAACGTAGCGATGATGCTCGGGTCGATGTCTGATCAATACGACAAAGCCTacacttgttttctgtttgtctcagtCACTGTGACGATCACTTCCTCCTACGTGGGCGTGATGGTCGCAGCCAGGTCTGCGTCTGCGGACAAAGCTTCGGCTCGTAAGGCTCgtaacacgctgctgctgcacctggtGCAGCTGGGCCTCAGTCTCTCATCAACCGTTTACATCCCCATCCTCACTGTTTCCAGAACTCTACCAAGAATAGTATTTGTGCGCAtccagatagttttttttttttgtatcttcaTCGTCCCCAGATGTCTGAGTTCTCTCATTTATGGCATCAGAGATCAGACCATCAGACCCGCTCTCATGTACCATCTCTGCTGCCGACTGAAGTTACTCAGTGACTCTCACAGGTCATGGTGA